The following proteins are encoded in a genomic region of Colletotrichum higginsianum IMI 349063 chromosome 9, whole genome shotgun sequence:
- a CDS encoding Malate dehydrogenase produces MRCSTLLVPSLASLALAAPTYPTLNLQAALPGFIEHISEYFNMLATKVQATRYLSAAPVCDLSAAKLPQCERRKHFQESTSADLPSAAIETLGEPEQGLSLMHIAIGRGTQNYTCDTKNATAVPVATGAIATLFNASCVGSLYPDLLDKLPIVAMDFNLTEEEVSRRLGPSNLAISGHHLFTGAGVPLFKLEPDGSPIGDAYCAKNGSMPAPLTAQTGQHGEAAVAWLRLKVIEPSSGGLREVYRIHTVGGSAPASCKGQSEAFEVQYATQYWFYSDAS; encoded by the exons ATGCGTTGTTCAACATTGTTGGTACCGAGTCTAGCATCCCTTGCCCTTGCTGCACCAACCTACCCCACGCTCAATCTTCAGGCCGCGCTGCCGGGCTTCATCGAGCACATATCCGAGTATTTCAACATGCTCGCAACCAAGGTCCAAGCCACTCGGTACCTCTCTGCCGCTCCGGTCTGCGATCTTTCCGCTGCCAAGCTGCCCCAATGTGAGCGACGTAAACACTTTCAGGAGTCTACCAGTGCTGACTTGCCTTCAGCCGCCATCGAGACACTTGGCGAGCCCGAGCAGGGTCTGTCCCTGATGCACATCGCCATCGGTCGCGGGACCCAAAACTACACCTGTGACACCAAAAACGCCACAGCAGTGCCCGTCGCCACCGGTGCTATCGCGACGCTCTTCAACGCCAGCTGTGTCGGGTCCTTGTACCCTGACCTTCTTGACAAGCTGCCGATAGTTGCCATGGACTTCAACCTCACAGAGGAGGAGGTCAGCCGCCGCCTTGGGCCAAGCAACCTTGCCATATCGGGCCACCATCTTTTTACGGGTGCTGGGGTGCCACTATTCAAGCTGGAACCGGACGGATCGCCCATCGGGGACGCATACTGCGCCAAGAACGGTTCCATGCCCGCACCCCTCACAGCGCAGACTGGCCAGCACGGCGAGGCTGCCGTCGCGTGGCTCAGATTGAAGGTTATCGAGCCCAGTAGTGGTGGTCTTCGGGAGGTCTACAGGATACATACTGTCGGTGGCAGCGCTCCCGCTTCTTGCAAGGGCCAATCCGAGGCTTTTGAGGTACAATATGCTACACA ATATTGGTTTTACTCGGACGCTTCGTAG